From the genome of Rarobacter incanus, one region includes:
- a CDS encoding GNAT family N-acetyltransferase — translation MEAPTMAWDADVLLANGSIARIRPIVPADAQALQVFHRAQSDQSTYFRFFAPVPELSPQELSHLTTVDNVDRVALVVVEREQAESAGPGAAANPGPRTDSIIAVGRFDRYGEDQAEVAFNVADSHQGMGLGSILLEHLAAIAREISITRFTAEVLPTNAKMLRVFDDAGYRTEKRHDDGVVAVSIDLDPTQRSTAVSADREWRSDVASMRPVFEARRIALVIGSDGPQMPPQAFDTLLANLQRSTAPIAVSVMAPPGDTRWRDPKHREILAQDATNGTAGIDLALICSASGTWAGVIEDLDGSGAVGAIIYAQAPIGGADRDDPGAALRRARRAGIRIIGPGSAGIRITRDDGTLDATCIDCGDVASDPGAGVFCQSAVAAALTARRLRENAVAVSSFISAGDRIDVSGNEALQWWAQDNYFVAGGVYLESLGNARKFARAARRLSARSPLAILTAAATGGATVPGHRTRTSASARRTLATLFRHAGLIRVADIDELGDTVALLAAGAVPHTDRIAVSSEVSGGAELVEMELSARGFAVRREPAVSPTTGQDKDEIRVHVLQRARDVGPASLLVALEGSGGRTRTPSVSSPSAAAQALRGARDYALWRARDHGELVRATVDRARARRLLRRWEPGEQPRAHLANLLDCYGVELARLELVTDLPGALAAADAIGYPVALTTGAPGLRHRSDLGVVRLGIGSAAELSGAFLNLVTELDRLNVQTSPLRLQAMAPVGAACVVRSREDELFGPVVSVGIAGDATDLLDDWAEVLPPATEADIRGALDHLVAAPRLRGVFPTPPVDREALADIIGRVALLADDNPEIASLELRPVVVGGDGARVLDGRVVVGRARRNDNERRCLVRW, via the coding sequence GTGGAGGCCCCAACGATGGCGTGGGATGCCGACGTTTTGCTGGCGAACGGCTCCATTGCGCGGATACGACCTATAGTTCCTGCCGACGCGCAGGCGCTTCAGGTGTTCCACCGCGCCCAAAGTGACCAGTCGACGTACTTTCGTTTCTTCGCACCGGTTCCCGAACTCTCTCCACAGGAACTGTCCCACCTGACGACCGTCGACAACGTGGACCGGGTCGCGTTGGTGGTGGTTGAGAGGGAGCAGGCAGAATCCGCGGGCCCCGGCGCAGCAGCTAACCCAGGGCCCCGCACAGATTCGATCATCGCGGTCGGAAGATTCGACCGATACGGCGAAGACCAGGCCGAGGTCGCCTTCAACGTCGCCGATTCCCACCAGGGCATGGGACTCGGATCGATCCTGCTTGAACACCTGGCCGCGATCGCGCGGGAAATCTCGATCACGCGGTTCACGGCGGAGGTGCTGCCCACTAACGCGAAGATGTTGCGGGTATTCGACGACGCGGGCTACCGCACAGAAAAGCGCCACGACGACGGCGTGGTAGCGGTCTCGATCGATTTGGATCCCACTCAGCGATCGACTGCCGTGAGCGCCGACCGCGAATGGCGTTCCGATGTCGCATCGATGCGGCCGGTGTTCGAAGCCCGCCGTATCGCCCTGGTGATCGGGAGCGACGGCCCCCAGATGCCCCCGCAGGCATTCGACACGTTGCTCGCCAACTTGCAACGTTCGACCGCTCCCATAGCCGTTAGCGTCATGGCGCCGCCGGGCGACACGCGCTGGCGGGACCCGAAACACCGCGAGATTCTGGCACAAGACGCAACGAACGGAACCGCTGGCATCGACTTGGCGCTCATCTGTAGTGCATCAGGCACATGGGCTGGGGTGATAGAGGACCTGGATGGAAGCGGGGCTGTGGGGGCAATCATCTACGCGCAGGCGCCCATCGGCGGTGCCGACCGCGATGATCCGGGAGCGGCACTGCGGCGGGCCCGCCGGGCGGGAATCCGCATCATCGGCCCAGGCTCGGCGGGGATCCGCATCACTCGCGACGACGGAACCCTGGACGCTACGTGCATCGATTGCGGCGATGTGGCAAGCGACCCGGGTGCCGGAGTGTTCTGTCAGTCCGCGGTCGCCGCCGCGCTGACCGCTCGCCGCCTGCGTGAAAACGCCGTCGCTGTTTCGTCGTTCATTAGTGCCGGCGATCGCATCGATGTCAGCGGCAACGAAGCGTTGCAGTGGTGGGCGCAAGACAACTATTTCGTTGCCGGCGGGGTGTATTTGGAATCGCTTGGTAACGCCCGCAAATTTGCCCGCGCGGCAAGACGCCTCAGCGCCCGCTCACCGCTTGCGATCTTGACCGCTGCCGCAACCGGGGGCGCGACCGTGCCCGGTCACCGCACGCGTACGTCCGCCTCCGCAAGGCGCACGTTGGCCACCTTGTTCAGGCACGCGGGGCTTATTCGGGTGGCGGACATCGATGAGCTGGGTGACACCGTGGCGTTGCTTGCCGCCGGGGCAGTGCCGCACACCGATCGCATAGCGGTTAGCTCCGAGGTGAGCGGCGGCGCGGAGCTGGTCGAGATGGAATTGTCCGCGCGTGGGTTTGCGGTCCGTCGAGAGCCCGCGGTGTCACCGACGACCGGCCAGGATAAGGACGAGATCCGCGTCCACGTTCTCCAACGTGCCCGCGATGTGGGACCAGCATCCTTGCTGGTCGCCCTGGAGGGATCAGGTGGGCGCACCCGCACCCCCAGCGTCAGCTCCCCGTCGGCGGCCGCCCAAGCGTTGCGCGGCGCGCGTGACTACGCGCTGTGGCGTGCGCGGGACCACGGGGAACTCGTCCGTGCAACCGTAGATCGCGCAAGGGCTCGCCGCCTTTTGCGTCGGTGGGAACCCGGGGAACAACCGCGGGCGCATTTGGCTAACCTGCTGGACTGCTACGGGGTCGAGTTGGCCCGCCTGGAGCTCGTGACAGACCTGCCCGGTGCCCTTGCCGCCGCCGACGCGATCGGGTATCCGGTTGCCCTTACCACAGGTGCTCCCGGTCTGCGGCACCGCTCGGACCTGGGCGTAGTGCGTCTGGGAATCGGATCCGCCGCAGAATTATCCGGAGCTTTCTTGAATCTTGTGACCGAGCTCGACCGGCTGAACGTGCAGACCTCTCCGTTGCGGCTGCAAGCGATGGCACCGGTTGGCGCGGCATGCGTGGTGCGCAGCCGCGAGGATGAACTGTTCGGGCCAGTAGTCTCCGTCGGCATCGCGGGGGACGCCACGGACTTGCTAGATGACTGGGCCGAGGTTCTGCCGCCCGCAACAGAGGCGGATATTCGCGGGGCCTTGGATCATCTGGTTGCAGCGCCGCGTTTGCGTGGCGTGTTCCCCACGCCCCCCGTTGACCGCGAAGCACTCGCGGATATTATCGGTCGCGTCGCCCTGCTGGCGGATGACAATCCCGAGATTGCGAGCCTGGAACTGCGGCCGGTCGTGGTTGGTGGCGACGGCGCGCGGGTCCTCGACGGGCGCGTGGTAGTTGGGAGGGCGCGCCGCAACGATAACGAGCGGCGATGCCTGGTGCGTTGGTAG
- a CDS encoding DNA gyrase/topoisomerase IV subunit A, with translation MAAKSTTGSAQDHGDGTIIEIDVAREMEGSFLEYAYSVIYARALPDARDGLKPVQRRIVFQMMAMGLRPDRPYVKSARVVGDVMGRLHPHGDSAIYDALVRLAQPFSLRLPLVDGHGNFGSLDDGPAASRYTEARMAAAAMAMVADLDEDVVDFVPNYDNKLTQPSVLPSAIPNLLVNGASGIAVGMATNMAPHNLTEVIAAARFLLDNPDADLEALMRFVPGPDLPTGGKIVGLEGIRDAYRTGRGSFRTRATTSIENVTARRKGIIVTELPYLVGPEKVIDKIKEGVQNKKLQGISAVTDLTDRNHGLRLVIEVKTGFNPEAVLEHLFRYTPMEDSFAINNVCLVEGQPRTLGLKELLRVWIDHRVTVVRRRSEFRLTKKRERLHLVEGLLLAILDIDEVIQVIRASDDSEKAKARLQTVFDLSALQADYILELRLRRLTKFSRIELESERDSLRDEIAELEKILGSQARLREVVGDEMDAAAAQYGTPRRTILLDAAGGATPGGNAGSAGKRGAAPLEVPDSPCQVVLSATGFVARTADAEPVSRAGGRLHHDGLRATLSTTARSDIGVVTSAGRVVRLSALELPVLPPTLDAPSIAGGIPLSSLVDLIGDEAPVTLISLADEGAVLALGTRQGVVKRVAPGPAPSRDDWEVISLRDGDRVIGAVETSEAAELVFVSSDSSLLHFPAAAVNPQGRAAAGMAGIRLAAGEHAVFFGAVGRDAAIDGAVVVTVAGAREGLPGIDGGSVKVTPFEAYPGKGRATGGVRSQRFLRGEDSLTAAWVGPAAPRASRADGAPVDLPAPDPRRDGSGQATKYPVATIGE, from the coding sequence ATGGCAGCAAAATCGACCACCGGATCCGCCCAGGATCACGGCGATGGAACGATTATCGAAATCGACGTCGCCCGGGAGATGGAGGGCTCGTTCCTCGAATATGCCTACTCCGTGATCTACGCTCGCGCACTGCCCGATGCCCGCGACGGCCTCAAACCCGTGCAGCGCCGCATCGTCTTTCAGATGATGGCGATGGGCCTGCGCCCGGATCGCCCCTACGTTAAGTCCGCGCGCGTCGTAGGTGACGTCATGGGTCGCTTGCACCCGCACGGCGATAGCGCGATCTACGATGCGCTGGTGCGCCTGGCGCAACCGTTCTCGCTGCGGTTGCCGCTGGTTGATGGGCATGGAAACTTCGGCTCGCTCGATGACGGGCCGGCCGCGTCACGCTACACCGAGGCGAGGATGGCAGCGGCCGCGATGGCCATGGTTGCCGACCTCGACGAAGATGTCGTCGATTTTGTCCCCAATTACGACAACAAGCTTACGCAGCCATCCGTTCTTCCATCGGCCATCCCAAATCTGCTGGTCAACGGCGCGTCGGGCATTGCCGTCGGAATGGCCACCAACATGGCACCGCACAACCTGACCGAAGTGATAGCGGCGGCCCGGTTCCTCTTGGACAATCCGGATGCCGATTTGGAAGCGCTGATGCGCTTTGTCCCGGGCCCCGACCTGCCGACCGGCGGCAAAATAGTCGGGCTTGAGGGTATCCGCGACGCATATAGAACAGGCCGCGGCTCATTTCGCACGCGCGCGACGACGTCTATTGAAAATGTCACGGCCAGACGCAAGGGAATTATCGTCACGGAGCTCCCCTACCTTGTCGGCCCTGAGAAGGTGATAGACAAGATTAAGGAGGGCGTGCAGAACAAGAAGCTCCAGGGCATTTCCGCGGTGACCGACCTGACCGACCGCAATCACGGCCTGCGGCTTGTCATTGAGGTCAAGACAGGTTTCAATCCGGAGGCCGTGCTGGAGCATCTATTCCGTTACACGCCGATGGAAGATTCCTTCGCAATCAACAACGTCTGCCTGGTCGAGGGTCAGCCGCGAACGCTGGGCCTCAAGGAACTGCTCCGCGTGTGGATCGACCACAGGGTAACGGTGGTTCGTCGCCGCAGTGAGTTCAGGCTCACCAAGAAACGTGAACGCCTCCACCTCGTCGAGGGCCTGCTATTGGCCATACTGGATATCGACGAGGTCATACAGGTCATTCGCGCGTCCGACGATAGCGAGAAGGCCAAGGCCCGCCTGCAGACCGTCTTTGACCTCTCCGCGTTGCAGGCCGACTACATTTTGGAACTCCGCCTGCGGCGGCTGACCAAGTTTTCTCGCATCGAGCTGGAATCCGAACGAGATTCCTTGCGCGATGAAATCGCCGAATTGGAGAAGATTCTGGGATCGCAGGCGCGTCTGCGAGAGGTCGTCGGCGACGAAATGGATGCGGCCGCTGCTCAGTACGGCACGCCGCGCCGCACGATCCTCCTTGATGCTGCAGGCGGCGCGACCCCCGGCGGGAACGCGGGATCGGCGGGCAAGCGCGGGGCCGCGCCACTGGAAGTCCCCGATTCGCCGTGTCAGGTGGTGCTCTCGGCAACCGGTTTTGTGGCGCGTACCGCGGATGCGGAACCCGTTTCGCGGGCGGGCGGACGCCTGCATCATGACGGCCTGCGCGCCACCTTGTCGACGACGGCCCGATCCGATATAGGTGTGGTGACGTCGGCCGGGCGGGTCGTGCGCCTTTCGGCGCTGGAACTCCCGGTGTTGCCGCCCACTCTCGACGCCCCCAGCATCGCGGGTGGGATTCCGTTGTCGTCATTGGTCGATTTGATCGGGGACGAGGCCCCCGTCACCCTCATCTCGCTCGCCGATGAAGGTGCGGTGCTGGCGCTGGGCACGCGCCAGGGGGTGGTGAAGCGGGTGGCGCCGGGTCCTGCGCCGAGCCGCGATGATTGGGAAGTCATCTCGTTGCGCGACGGGGATCGTGTGATAGGAGCCGTGGAAACGAGTGAGGCAGCGGAGTTGGTCTTCGTCTCATCGGATTCGTCGCTGCTGCATTTCCCTGCCGCCGCCGTCAACCCGCAGGGCCGTGCTGCTGCGGGCATGGCGGGAATTCGGCTCGCCGCAGGCGAACACGCCGTGTTCTTCGGGGCGGTTGGCCGCGATGCGGCTATCGACGGGGCTGTGGTGGTTACCGTTGCGGGCGCCCGCGAGGGGCTACCGGGTATCGACGGCGGTTCCGTCAAGGTGACGCCGTTCGAAGCGTATCCGGGGAAGGGCCGCGCCACCGGTGGGGTGCGCTCGCAGCGGTTCTTGCGCGGGGAGGATTCTTTGACGGCTGCCTGGGTCGGCCCGGCCGCGCCGCGCGCCAGCCGCGCCGACGGTGCCCCTGTGGACCTGCCGGCCCCGGATCCGCGCAGGGACGGTTCGGGGCAGGCGACCAAGTATCCGGTTGCTACCATCGGGGAGTAG
- the nadA gene encoding quinolinate synthase NadA: MSDLLNAPFLSGPSSPAAGTFAEPAASPTSLLLMGRGVDLASERGVECEGILPQTSPAELIARARAARAALGDRAFVLGHHYQRDEVIEFADVTGDSFKLAREAAARPDAEFILFCGVHFMAESADILTSDSQKVILPDLAAGCSMADMANIDQVESAWDDLVEAGIADQTIPVTYMNSTAAIKAFTGRHGGTVCTSSNAEVALRWAFDQVGGVDGTGKVLFLPDQHLGRNTAVLKLGLSLDDCVVFNPYRPGGGLTQEQLANARMILWRGHCSVHGRFSKQNVDQVRAKVPGVTVISHPECKHEVIESSDMVGSTEYIIKALDRAQPGSSWAIGTELNLVRRLALAHPDKNIHYLDSTVCFCSTMNRIDLPHLVWAMEQLLDGVVPNQITVAADDARWARAALDQMLALPGI; the protein is encoded by the coding sequence GTGAGTGATTTGCTGAACGCGCCGTTCCTATCCGGCCCATCAAGCCCCGCCGCGGGAACATTCGCGGAGCCGGCCGCCAGCCCGACATCGTTGCTGTTGATGGGTCGCGGCGTCGACCTCGCCTCCGAACGCGGAGTTGAATGCGAAGGCATCTTGCCGCAGACGTCGCCCGCCGAACTGATCGCGCGCGCCCGCGCGGCGCGCGCCGCCCTGGGTGACCGCGCCTTCGTGCTCGGACACCATTACCAACGCGATGAAGTCATCGAGTTCGCCGACGTTACGGGCGACTCGTTCAAATTGGCGCGCGAAGCCGCCGCTCGCCCCGACGCCGAATTCATCCTCTTTTGCGGCGTGCACTTCATGGCCGAAAGTGCCGATATCCTCACGTCCGACAGCCAGAAGGTCATCCTGCCGGACCTGGCAGCGGGGTGCTCCATGGCGGACATGGCGAACATCGACCAGGTCGAATCGGCGTGGGACGACCTGGTCGAAGCGGGAATCGCCGACCAAACCATTCCGGTCACGTACATGAATTCGACGGCCGCCATCAAGGCTTTCACCGGTCGCCACGGTGGCACCGTGTGCACGTCATCGAACGCCGAGGTGGCCCTGCGGTGGGCCTTCGATCAGGTGGGCGGGGTGGATGGAACGGGCAAGGTGCTATTCCTTCCGGACCAGCACCTGGGCCGCAACACCGCGGTCTTGAAACTCGGGCTGAGCCTGGACGATTGCGTGGTGTTCAACCCCTACCGCCCCGGCGGTGGGCTGACCCAAGAACAATTGGCGAATGCGCGAATGATCCTGTGGCGCGGCCACTGCAGCGTGCACGGTCGCTTCTCGAAGCAAAACGTGGATCAGGTGCGCGCAAAGGTACCCGGTGTCACCGTCATCTCCCACCCCGAATGCAAACACGAGGTCATCGAGAGTTCGGACATGGTCGGCTCGACCGAATACATCATCAAGGCGCTGGACCGTGCACAACCCGGATCGAGTTGGGCGATAGGTACCGAGCTGAATCTGGTGCGGCGCCTGGCGTTGGCGCATCCCGACAAGAACATCCACTACCTCGATTCGACGGTGTGTTTCTGCTCAACGATGAACCGCATCGATTTGCCGCACCTGGTGTGGGCAATGGAGCAATTGCTCGATGGTGTGGTCCCGAACCAGATCACGGTCGCAGCCGACGACGCGCGCTGGGCCCGGGCTGCGCTCGACCAAATGCTTGCCCTGCCCGGAATCTAG
- a CDS encoding dipeptidase, whose amino-acid sequence MSESIHNEEVSRGVDRIFPGVVETLKELVAIPSVSAPAFDQSTLLVSARRIVELLAEAGIPNSRIIQTAHSRPAIIGHRHVSDDAPTVVLYAHHDVQPVGETAAWDTDPFVATQIGDRLFGRGAADDKAGIVAHLGALRALGDDLPVNVTVFMEGEEEVGSPAMPEILDEIRHDLAADVFVVADSSNWKVGVPSLTTSLRGLVSLDVTVRVLRHAVHSGMYGGPVLDALTLLSRLIATLHDERGNIAVAGLSHSSDPRVDMPESDLRADAAVLDGVELAGSGSLTSRLWTKPAISVIGIDAPSVAHSSNTLIPAATARISVRIAPGQTPDAAEAALRAHFASNAPFGASVEVVRAENSGRPFLVDGAAPAMGVARTAFAQAWGTEPVDIGIGGSIPLVADLNELFPDATILVTGVEDPDSRAHGANESVHLGELRKVVEAEALLLLGLAGR is encoded by the coding sequence ATGAGCGAAAGCATCCACAACGAAGAAGTATCCCGCGGCGTGGACCGGATTTTTCCTGGCGTGGTCGAGACCCTGAAGGAACTTGTTGCCATACCGTCCGTATCGGCGCCGGCGTTCGACCAATCGACGCTGCTTGTCAGCGCGCGGCGCATCGTCGAGTTGCTGGCGGAGGCCGGGATTCCCAACTCGCGGATCATTCAGACCGCGCATTCGCGTCCCGCCATCATCGGCCACCGGCACGTGAGCGACGACGCTCCGACGGTGGTGTTGTACGCCCACCACGACGTCCAGCCGGTCGGTGAGACGGCCGCCTGGGATACGGATCCGTTCGTGGCCACGCAGATCGGCGATCGCCTGTTCGGCAGGGGAGCGGCGGACGACAAGGCCGGGATCGTGGCGCACCTGGGGGCGCTGCGTGCACTGGGCGACGACCTGCCCGTCAACGTCACCGTGTTCATGGAGGGCGAGGAAGAGGTTGGCTCCCCGGCAATGCCGGAGATTTTGGACGAGATCCGCCATGACCTTGCAGCCGACGTCTTTGTGGTTGCAGATTCTTCCAATTGGAAGGTGGGCGTCCCCTCGCTGACGACATCGCTACGCGGGCTGGTTTCACTCGATGTGACGGTGCGGGTGCTGCGTCATGCCGTCCATTCCGGGATGTATGGCGGCCCCGTGTTGGACGCTTTGACGCTGCTGTCGCGGCTCATCGCCACCCTCCACGACGAACGCGGCAACATTGCGGTTGCGGGGCTCAGTCATTCCTCGGATCCGCGGGTGGACATGCCCGAGTCCGACCTGCGCGCCGATGCCGCGGTGCTGGACGGCGTTGAGTTGGCGGGATCCGGTTCGCTCACCTCGCGATTGTGGACCAAACCCGCGATTTCCGTCATAGGCATCGATGCTCCGAGTGTTGCCCACTCATCGAATACGCTCATCCCGGCGGCAACGGCCAGAATCTCGGTGCGGATCGCGCCCGGGCAGACCCCCGACGCGGCCGAGGCCGCGCTGCGCGCACACTTCGCGTCCAACGCCCCCTTCGGCGCGAGCGTGGAGGTAGTTCGCGCCGAGAATTCGGGTCGCCCGTTCCTGGTGGACGGCGCCGCCCCCGCGATGGGGGTCGCTCGCACGGCATTCGCGCAAGCCTGGGGAACGGAGCCCGTCGACATCGGCATCGGCGGATCGATACCGCTGGTCGCCGACCTCAACGAGTTGTTCCCGGACGCAACGATTCTTGTCACCGGCGTCGAAGACCCCGACTCGCGGGCCCACGGCGCGAATGAATCGGTGCACCTGGGGGAATTGCGCAAGGTCGTGGAGGCCGAAGCGCTGCTACTGTTAGGGCTTGCCGGGCGGTAG
- a CDS encoding DUF3043 domain-containing protein: MPSQMNPDNAAESTDPAERQGKGHATPSRKEAEAANRRPLVANDRKAAAKAARDKDRIERDREYHAMKVGDVAHYPVRERGPVKAYIRDFVDARWNLGEFFLVSAIVLLILSVVTNKWPVISLASMGIVYVYGILAIGDTFVMWFQLKKRLKAKFSEHTLSTERSLGIYAASRALQFRRWRMPRPRFDKHGNYPE, from the coding sequence GTGCCTTCGCAAATGAACCCCGATAACGCCGCCGAATCCACCGATCCCGCCGAACGCCAGGGTAAGGGTCACGCCACTCCTTCGCGTAAGGAAGCAGAGGCGGCAAACCGTCGCCCGCTCGTGGCCAACGACCGCAAGGCTGCCGCCAAGGCCGCACGGGACAAGGACCGCATCGAACGCGACCGCGAATACCACGCAATGAAGGTCGGCGACGTTGCCCACTACCCCGTCCGGGAACGCGGCCCCGTCAAGGCCTACATCCGCGATTTCGTCGATGCCCGCTGGAACCTCGGGGAGTTTTTCCTGGTGTCCGCGATCGTGCTGCTGATCTTGTCTGTCGTGACGAACAAGTGGCCGGTAATCTCCTTGGCTTCCATGGGCATCGTCTACGTGTACGGAATCCTGGCGATCGGTGACACCTTCGTCATGTGGTTCCAGCTCAAGAAGCGCTTGAAGGCCAAGTTCTCGGAGCACACTCTGTCGACCGAACGCTCCTTGGGCATATATGCGGCCAGCCGCGCCCTGCAATTTCGCCGCTGGCGCATGCCGCGCCCCCGCTTCGATAAGCACGGCAACTACCCCGAATAG